AGTCGAGGGGCTTGGTGACGAAGTCGAAGGCGCCGCGGTTCATAGCGGTGCGGATGTTCTGCATGTCGCCGTAGGCGGAGATGATCACGGAGCGGATGTTCGGATTGACGCTCGGTATCTGTTCCAGCAACGTCAGGCCGTCCATCTGGGGCATGTTGATGTCCGACACCACCATGTCGATGTCGGGTTGCGCGTTCAGTTTCTCGAGGGCCTCGATGCCGTTCTGCGCGAATTCGAACGTGTACTTGCCGGAGCGGATGGGACGGCGCATCCGCTGGAGGATGAGGGGTTGCAGGTCCGGCTCGTCGTCGACGACCAGTATCTTGTACGGGTAGTTGTGGCTCGCCTCCGGGTCTTTATCGCCGGACCGGCGGGATCGTTTTTCCGATGCCATGACTCGACCTCGATGATGCTCGCTATCCGGAGAAGGCCGGATAGGCGGGTATGACGGTCACCGAAACAGGGTTCGCCTGTTTCCTAGGAGCGTGCCGAAAAATGTCCCGTTGGCGCCATGGTGGTAATGGAAACCCAGGTCGAGGCGTGGCGGGCCAACCCATCCCCGTCTTTTTCGGCATGTTCCTACTTGAGCGCGCCGACAGCATCGGCTCCGGAGTCGAAGATGGCGATGATCTGGTCGAACCCGCTTATGGTGAAGATCTCCTTGACGGAACTGGAGAGCGAACACACCCCGAACCCGGTCTGCTTCTGACGTAGTTCCTTGGCGAGGAGCAGGATTACCCGCAGGCCGGCACTGCTGATGTAGTTGATGCCCCCGAAATCTAGAACGACTCCGTTGTCGTCGTCGCTGACCACCGCCTGAATGGACTCAAGGAACTGGGCGGAGTTCGATCCATCAATGCGGCCCTCGGCATTGATCACGAGCACCCCGTCGGTCCGTTCGGTGTTGATTTCCATGGTTACCCTTTCCTGGATCGTTGG
This genomic window from bacterium contains:
- a CDS encoding STAS domain-containing protein, yielding MEINTERTDGVLVINAEGRIDGSNSAQFLESIQAVVSDDDNGVVLDFGGINYISSAGLRVILLLAKELRQKQTGFGVCSLSSSVKEIFTISGFDQIIAIFDSGADAVGALK